One Candidatus Zixiibacteriota bacterium genomic window carries:
- the aspS gene encoding aspartate--tRNA ligase — MDSLTTGYRTHNCGSLNKNDTEKSVQLCGWVAGWRNLGGVIFIDLRDRWGITQITFNPQTCSSELVESAKKLRYEFVIRVEGDVQERPENARNTKLATGDIEISAAKLIILSKSETPPFLVENEVDASEELRLEYRYLDLRRPILQDKLILRHKAVLEVRKYLDSLDFIEIETPLLIRSTPEGARDYVVPSREHKGCFYALPQSPQLFKQILMVSGFDRYFQIARCLRDEDLRADRQPEHTQIDIEMTFVSIDDIFKIAEGMMAHLYKTILNIELDTPFPRFTFDEVMAKYGSDKPDMRFDMEITELSSEMANCGFGVFENTVADGGYVGGLVFKDGAGLSRKKLDELQDVIKKSGGKGLAHIAFKPEGPKSPILKFLKDGSLERIKNKMRASDGDLVLIVADRKITALNCLGTLRLYIGKEYNLIDKSLWQFLWVYRFPLFEYNADLKRFDAMHNIVTSPVEEDMDKLDEGFNSDLPLDNESHPWSKIYANQYDLVCNGSELASGGIRIHRSEVQEKVLKILGLSKERAEKMFGFLLKALRYGAPPHGGIAPGLDRIIALMTDSPSIRDVIAFPKTTGGRSLMDGSPTPIEQEQLDELGLELKKQ, encoded by the coding sequence ATGGATTCTTTAACAACAGGATATCGCACTCACAATTGCGGCTCGCTAAACAAAAACGATACCGAAAAATCTGTCCAACTTTGCGGTTGGGTTGCCGGCTGGCGCAACCTCGGCGGAGTTATTTTTATAGACCTTCGCGACCGCTGGGGCATAACTCAGATAACATTTAATCCCCAGACATGTTCATCCGAGTTAGTGGAATCAGCTAAAAAACTTCGCTACGAGTTTGTAATCCGGGTTGAAGGAGATGTTCAAGAGCGCCCTGAGAACGCCCGCAATACAAAACTCGCCACCGGTGATATTGAAATTTCGGCAGCGAAATTAATAATACTAAGCAAATCTGAAACGCCTCCATTCTTAGTTGAGAACGAGGTGGATGCCTCGGAAGAACTTCGCCTTGAATATCGCTATCTGGATTTAAGGCGGCCAATCTTGCAAGATAAATTGATTCTAAGACATAAAGCTGTATTGGAGGTTAGAAAATATCTCGACAGCCTTGATTTTATCGAAATTGAAACGCCTTTATTGATTAGGTCTACTCCGGAAGGAGCGAGAGATTATGTGGTGCCATCCCGCGAACATAAAGGGTGTTTCTATGCTTTACCTCAATCGCCCCAGTTGTTTAAGCAGATATTGATGGTTTCGGGTTTCGACCGCTATTTTCAGATAGCTCGATGCCTTCGCGATGAAGACTTAAGAGCCGACCGTCAGCCGGAACATACCCAGATAGATATAGAAATGACCTTTGTTTCAATCGACGATATTTTCAAGATTGCCGAGGGCATGATGGCTCATCTGTATAAAACCATTCTCAATATCGAACTTGATACTCCTTTTCCAAGATTTACATTCGATGAGGTAATGGCAAAATATGGTTCCGATAAGCCTGATATGCGTTTTGACATGGAGATAACAGAATTATCATCAGAGATGGCAAACTGCGGGTTTGGCGTATTTGAAAATACCGTTGCCGATGGCGGTTATGTTGGCGGGCTGGTATTTAAAGATGGCGCCGGGTTATCAAGGAAAAAACTTGATGAACTTCAAGACGTAATTAAAAAATCGGGCGGGAAAGGTTTAGCGCATATAGCTTTCAAACCGGAAGGACCAAAATCGCCTATCTTGAAATTCCTTAAAGATGGCAGCCTTGAGCGGATTAAAAATAAAATGAGAGCCTCTGACGGCGATTTGGTATTGATAGTCGCCGACCGAAAAATAACAGCCCTAAACTGCTTGGGCACTCTGCGGCTTTATATAGGCAAGGAATACAATCTTATAGATAAAAGCTTGTGGCAATTCCTCTGGGTTTATAGATTCCCATTATTCGAATACAACGCCGATTTAAAACGGTTTGATGCTATGCATAATATTGTAACCTCACCGGTTGAGGAGGATATGGATAAGCTCGACGAAGGTTTCAATTCCGACCTTCCCTTAGATAATGAAAGTCATCCTTGGTCGAAAATCTATGCCAACCAGTATGACCTTGTCTGCAATGGTTCCGAACTGGCATCCGGCGGGATAAGGATACATCGTTCTGAAGTTCAGGAAAAAGTTTTAAAGATACTGGGATTATCAAAAGAACGGGCGGAAAAAATGTTCGGTTTCCTTTTAAAAGCGCTTCGATACGGCGCGCCTCCTCATGGCGGCATAGCACCCGGTCTCGACAGGATTATCGCGCTGATGACCGACAGCCCATCAATAAGGGATGTCATAGCTTTTCCAAAGACTACCGGAGGGCGTTCCTTGATGGATGGTTCGCCGACTCCGATAGAGCAGGAACAATTAGACGAACTCGGTTTAGAGTTGAAAAAGCAATAG
- a CDS encoding PhoH family protein: protein MAEKKIYIEDIDQRLLFGFQNSNLSLIESEFPVEITARGDWVYMQGKQNQIDAVEKVIRDIADHLKATGELTDRYIHYAIIMVKENGAGPNEQILDVEPLVFSLTTHQAIKPRTVGQNAYVQAIDKNDLVLSIGPAGTGKTYLAVAMAVMAFKQKLINRIILTRPAVEAGESLGYLPGDIRAKVDPFLRPLYDALHDMLDAEKIKKLIDMGLIEIAPLAFMRGRTLNSSFIILDEAQNTSHGQMKMFLTRIGQGSKAVITGDITQIDLEDKSKSGLLRVRKIIGNIKGIKFVELSSKDVVRHKLVLDIIKAYEKYESRKK, encoded by the coding sequence TTGGCAGAGAAAAAGATTTACATAGAAGATATCGACCAGCGGCTTTTGTTTGGTTTTCAAAATTCAAATCTCAGCCTGATTGAATCCGAATTTCCGGTTGAGATTACTGCTCGCGGAGACTGGGTTTACATGCAGGGCAAGCAAAATCAGATTGATGCCGTTGAAAAAGTTATTCGTGATATAGCCGACCATCTCAAAGCCACCGGCGAACTTACTGACCGCTATATTCACTATGCTATTATCATGGTTAAGGAAAACGGCGCTGGCCCCAACGAGCAAATTCTTGATGTTGAGCCGCTGGTTTTTTCGCTCACAACTCATCAGGCAATCAAACCCAGAACTGTCGGCCAAAATGCATATGTTCAAGCAATTGATAAAAATGACCTGGTGCTGTCTATAGGTCCGGCTGGAACCGGCAAGACTTATTTAGCAGTCGCTATGGCTGTTATGGCTTTTAAACAGAAGCTGATTAATCGGATAATTTTAACCAGACCGGCAGTCGAGGCTGGCGAATCGCTTGGGTATTTGCCTGGTGACATAAGGGCTAAGGTTGACCCGTTTCTCAGGCCTCTCTATGATGCTCTTCACGATATGCTTGATGCGGAGAAAATCAAGAAATTAATCGATATGGGACTTATAGAAATCGCCCCGCTGGCTTTTATGCGAGGCAGAACATTGAACAGTTCGTTTATTATTCTCGATGAAGCTCAGAATACGTCTCACGGCCAAATGAAGATGTTTCTGACAAGAATAGGTCAGGGTTCCAAGGCTGTGATAACCGGCGATATTACCCAGATAGATTTAGAGGACAAGTCAAAGTCCGGATTGCTTAGGGTAAGAAAGATTATCGGCAACATCAAAGGAATTAAATTTGTAGAAT